The following nucleotide sequence is from Patagioenas fasciata isolate bPatFas1 chromosome 9, bPatFas1.hap1, whole genome shotgun sequence.
AGGAAGGAGGGGATTGAGCAGTAAAActgggctggaagggacattTCCCctaattctgtgttttgtttttatcttccTTCAGGAAGAAGACATGAGGGACCTTTCTGACCCGCCTTGAGACGCATGTTCTGCcctttttgcaatttttttggTCACTTTATAATGGAGGGACCCACCATCCCAGTCCcttcaggatgaatctcacagcATCGCACCCTCTGCAGAAAGAAGTGTAATATTTTACTTTGGTTATACACCAATCAGCAGGATCACAATTCCCAGGTAAATGTATTCGTAAAACAAAAGGAACTGATAATAACAGGCTCTGCAAAGCACGGTGAAGGCTGGAAATTGCTCCTTATTTTGGTGTTTCAGCTGTAATCGGGGATTGGCTCTGTCAACACAGCCAAGCACTAAAATCCGGATTGCAACAGCGCCGTTTCTATCTTGTTTTAATGACAGTGTataaaagaaagggaagaaatactGACAGAGCTGCTGCATGGGAGCGAAGAGGAGCCCAAATAAGGAATCCTCCACGTGGCCCTTCCTCTTCACTCCTCATTTTGAGGAGTGAATCGAATACTTGTACCCAACTGGCTAGGAGGACAGCAAGCCGCTGCAGTGAGGTTAGCTTTTAATAACAGAGCAATTTGCTAATAAATAACTCCCAAGTTCTTGATTTAATGCTTTCTATGTTATCTTGACATGATAGGGAGGTCATTTTAAGCTGTGGTTTGGCTCCCTCCGCTTTGCTTCACTAgttctgtgttgtttttattcttttcttcgggaaggagaaaggcaggagggaccttTCTGACCCACCCTGAGCCGCATGTTCTGCCCTTCTTGCAAGTTTTTTGATCTCTTTCTAAGGGAGGGACCCACCACCCCGATCCCTTCAGGATGAGTCTCGCAGCACCACACGCTTTTCTCTCCAATGCACTTTACACATCTATATGCATTATTTAAGGTCTCTCCTTTTCAAAAGACCAGGGAGAAGGTTTGCCTGAGATTATTATTGATACTGCTTGCTGCATTAGACTGGGAAACGTATAGAAAAACATCAGGAAACTCCGCATTAACGCCTTATTTTGGATTTTATTAACCACACCTCTTCTCCAGGCCTTTTCATTCCAGCTGCCCCAGTGAGCTTAAACCCCCAGAGATACAAAACGGAGACACATCGTCCCGTGTATAAATGTACATTTTATTTATGTACACTtcatatatagatagatataaggGTATATAGATAGATATTTAAGGGTATAAGGTTACATACTTGAAGAGAAGGTGCCAAATTAATGTATACAGTGATTAAGTTAAAAAGATGTCCCGATCATTAACCCATCGACATAAATACttcctgaccacctgcaaaacaaggggatatttttcaagttttagctccttctccatgacaagagggagacagaagattaagtaataacatcgtttagaagcagagtgctgagtttatatttgactaataattaacggacgtattttaagaaagaaactaaacaattgtaACATCATCATTTCTTAGTACagatgtatgtcaaaatagtATAGGCATGAGTAGAAATTtctaaaaattgtaatgcatatgtaataattatctgTGTTTGCAGCATTTATGGAGGACGATCCCCGGGACATTGTCAATAAAGAATGACACTTAACAGTATCATTgtctctgctgttaagtttatttctccgtttcataCTCGTGTAAAGTTAGATATAAACATGTATCCATAAAGGCGTTGCTATACTCATGTgtagatataaatatatatccaTGGAGGCGTTGCTATGCGTACAAAACACTCTCTAACGAGATGCAATTAAACGAATGATGAAAATTACAAGTAAATATGAAGGAATTAAATAAAAGCCGCCCCTCAGGGAGGCTCGGGGCGGCCGCCGGATGGAGGGCGGGCAGAGCCGGGCGCCGGGCAGCAGCACCGCGggctggggaaggagaggccGGGAAAGGCCGGTGCTCCGCGGAGCTCCGGGGCccgggcccggcccgccccggccgGGAGGAGCCTGCGCGGGCGGCGGTTCCGCCCCTGgcgccgcggcccggcccggcccggccatgAGGCTGACGCGGGCGGCCGTGCTGGCCCGGGCCAAGGCCGCTGCGCTCGATGGCGTCCGCCGCCTCAACTGCTGGTGGGCGACAGCGAGAGCGGCCCGGGGCCGGCGGGAGGGGGTGGGCATGCGGGGTGTGGGGATCTTGGGGGCGCTGGGCCTGGGgacacaggcagggctggggacacaggcaggGGTGGGGAACGCAGGCAGGGGTGGGTTgaacaggcagggctgggctgaacaggcagggctgggctatgggggacaggcagggctgggctgaaggGACAGACAGGGGTTGGGACACAGGCAGAGGTGGGGGGGACAAGCAGGGCTGGGATATGGGGGACAGGCACGGTTGGGGACACAGGCAGGTCTGGGGTTATGGGGGGCAAGCAgggatggggtgaggggacacaggcagggctgggggtgctggcagggGTGAGTTGAACAGGCAAGGCTGGGATatgggggacaggcagggctgggtgaagggacaggcaaggcggggtgaggggacacaggcagggcggggggtgcaggcaggggtgggtTGAATAGGCAAGGCGGGGGTGAAGGGACGGGGAAGGCTGGCTGAGGGGACACAGCTATGGGGGGCAAGTAGGGCTGGAATGTGGGGGCCAGGCAGGGCTGAATGAGGGGACAGGCAAGGCTGGAATATGGGGAACAAgcagggctgggtgaggggacaggcaaggctgggtgaggggacaggcagagctggggtgaggggacagatgGGTTTTGGGGCATCAGCAAGGCTGGGTaaggggacaggcagggctgggatTATGGTGGGCAAGCAAAgctgggggtgaggggacagaTGGGTTTTGGGGCATCAGCAAGGCTGGGTaaggggacaggcagggctggggttATGGTGGGCAAGCAAAgctgggggtgaggggacacaggcagggctggggtgagGGTACAGGCAGGGCTAGGATATGGGGAACAGGCAGGGCTGAATGAGGGGACAGACAGGGCTGGGATATGGGGGACAAGCAGGGCCAGGGTGATTGGCCAGATGGGTTTTGGGGGACAGACAGGGCTGGGTGAGTGTCAGGCAGGCCTGGGTCATGATGGGGGGGACAAGCAGGGTCAGGGTGGGGAGGACAAGCAGGGTCAGGGTGGGGGAGACAGGCAGGGTCAGGGTGGGGGGGACAGGCAGGGTCAGGGTGAGGGGACAGGCAGCCTGCGGGTGGCATAACAAGACCCACATGGGCCATGTCAGAGCAGctttgctggggacaggctggagGTGGTGGGGGTGCGGGGACAGCAGGGgggctcccagtgacccccagtgtgctcccagtgacccccgcTCTCCTCCCGCAGGGGCAGCCACCTGACAGATGTAAGTACCAAGTACCGTGCCGCCTGCTCCGTCCTACCAGGACCAGCCCCACGGCTCTGGCTGCCATCGCGGAGCCCCAACCCGTGCCAGAGCGGAGCCTCAGCGGGGAGGGGACACGTTATGGGGTTGTTGGGGTGCGGAGGAATGTGCAGGCCTGGGTTTGGGCTGGCCCGCTGCCAGCGAGCTGCAGTGCTTTTCAGGCCTGATTAGCATCTCAtacaaaaaatttttaaaagagtGGTGGGTTTGCTGTCATTTGTGGAGAATGCACAGGATTCCTCTCCAAGTCCCAGCACAGACCCGTGGAGAGCAGCACCCTGAGTCCCACCCCATCTGTTTGGTACTTTGGGTGACATCCTCTCGCTAGCAGAGGGCTGTCTGCGGTAAGAGGGATCCCTTCATGCGTGCAATGGCTGGAAAACCATCTCGGAGCCTGTGGAGTTGCTGGAGCAGAAGAGCGACGTGAGGCTGGCTGGCGTCTGCGCCTCCCCTCCTGCTGACTCTGCACCGGCTGCGGCAGCAAATCTCTGGTGCTGCCAAGCTTGGGTTAGACTGAAGCCACCCTAAATTCCTGTTCTTGCTTGTTTGTGATttatgttgcttttatttttattgcttttttttcctgggtgtgCTAACTTGCTGTTTTGTCTCTTCCCACCCAGATATCGATATGCCGGGATTTGCCCAACATCGAGGTGATCACATTCAGGTGAACGTCGGGCCACGGGTTTTGGAGAGGGCAGGAAAAATGTCCTTTCTCTTATGTCTTAATGTCTTGCCCTGCATTTCTTACCACCTTTCTGTAGTTGTGTCTGAGCTGCCCCGCTCCTCATGCCTGATTCGGCAAGCGGCAGACACGCAGAAATGATTATTCCTCTCCTGGCTcctctgcaccttttcctttaCTCCTTGAGAAAATAATCCCTGTTTTCAGAAGTGGATTGTTGCTCCCTAAGTCCTGTCCCGGGGTTTGGATGGGATCTTCTGGGTCTCCATGTAGGGCCAGTTTACTTGTTGAAATGCTTCTTGGAGCTCATACGGATGTTAATTTCCCTAAGCCCCTGCCCAGCACACCCATCCTTCACCTGTCCTGGGGATCTCGCAGAGCAAATGTGTCTGgaaatttgaggttttttttcccttgggaacCTTATCTGGGTTCTCCTTAAATGAGTGAGAAACTGCGACAGAAAAGCATGCGAGTGTTTGGGGGAAGCAAAGGCTTCAGCAGAGAGGAGAGCCTCCTTTAGTAAATTATTTCCACTATTTAAGTATATTTTTGTTCTGTGCGAAGCCCCCAAACGCCCCTGTGCCGGGGTGAGGCTCCTTGGTGAAGCCGTTGCAGGGCAGGGGGCTGGAAAAGCGCTGTGGTCCCCCCAGAATGGCACAACACGGGAGGGACGGGCTCGCCGGGCCCTGACCCGCCCATCtcttggaggcctggatccagtgcagggcctcaggggtcagtactgggaccaatattattcaatatattcatcaatgacttggatgagggaatagagtgactgtcagcaggtttgctgatgacatgaagctgggaggagcggctgacactggaagctgtgctgccatcagagacctggacaggctggagagctgggcggggagaaatttaatgaaatagaacaagggcaagtgcagagtcttgaatctgggcaggaacaaccccaggttccagtgtaagttggggaacgagctgttggagagcagtgtaggggaaagggacctggggttcctggggacagcagggtgagcatgagccagcactgggcccttgtggccaggaaggccaatggtacctggggtgggttagaagggagtggtcagtaggtcagagaggttctcctgcccctctgctctgccctggggagaccacacctggaatattgtgtccagttgtggcccctcagttccagaaggacagggaactgctggagagagtccagcgcagccaccaagatgctgaagggagtggagcatctcccgtgggaggaaaggctgagggagctggggctctggagctggagaagaggagactgaggggggactcattcctggggatcaatatggaaaggggcagtgtcaggaggatggagccaggctcttctgggtgacaaccagtgataggacaaggggcaatgggtgcaaactggaacacaggaggttctatttagatacaagaagaaacttgtttggggtgagggtggcagagcctggcccaggctgcccagggaggttgtggagtctccttctgtgcagacattcaaacccgcctggacaccttcctgtggaacctcagctgggtgttcctgctccatggggggattgcactggatgagctttacagggcccttccagtccctgacattctgggattctgtgatctctcaGCGTGAACGGCATCTCGGACCTCGAGCCACTGCGTCAGTGCCAGAACCTGAGTGAACTCTACCTAAGGAAGAACAACATCGCCAGCCTAAATGAGCTCTTCTTCCTCAAGAACCTGCCCCGGCTGAGGGTGCTGTGGCTGTCGGAAAACCCCTGCTGTGGGTCAGACCCCCACCGCTACCGCATGACGGTGCTGCGGAACCTCCCCAGCCTGCAGAAGCTGGATAACCAAGGTGGGCAGGGGGAACTGGGACCCAGTGTTTTGCTGGTTCCTTGTGTTATGGTGTCATTTGACTCCTCCTTGAGTCAGGACCTGTTAGGTTGAGTGTCTCCTCTGTGAGATTCATCCCTTCTAAGtggttttctcccttccctgcagtGCCCGAGTTCATGTTAGCTGGTAGAGGCTCGTTATAGCTGAGACAGTACCACTAATTAGTGGTTTTTTAGAGCTCTCTCCTTTGCTGTGGCAAAACAAAGATTCTATAATTTGACCTGCTGttgtaaaaaaaaacctaaaaatgaGAAGTTTATCTGCCTGGTGACAGCAATTTGGTGGCTTTTTGAGCCTTCTCCAGAGAAAAGACATGGCAAAGCGTGTTTGCATCCCTGATATCTTTCCCACTTTGATAGACTGGTGAGAACTGCCAGTGTTCTCCtgtgcaggttttactgcaggagGAGCACAAGGCCGGTACAAAGGATGATTTTTAGAGCCACCCCCTGCAGTGTAGCCCTGCAGCAGCAGTGCCTGCCCCGTTACAGGTGCCGTCTTCTTCCTGGGCTGCTGGAGTTCGCTGTAGCGcggttttctttttgccttttgcaGCTGTGACGGAGGAGGAACTGTCCCAGGCACTGGTCGATGGGGAGGAGATCACAGCCCCACCAGCCAGGGGGAGCGTGGAGAACGGCTGTCCCGAATCCACGGGGTCCAGCGCTGTGGAATCCACAACGGAGACCGCGAGTGAGCTGCTCAACTTGAGCCTGGAGGAGACCAAGTGAGGGCTCGCTCGTGAGCTGGTGGGATTTTGGGGCTGAACTTGTGTGTAGCAGGACAGGACCCTGCCAGCCAACCCTGATATTCCAGGGACTGCTCTCACAGCTGGGGCAAATTCCCATTGCTCCAGTTACCGTGCTGATTTAGTAGCACTGGTTCTGGATCTGCCATATGGGCTCTTCTGTAGGTGGGGACTTAACTCTGCAGCGTGTCAGCTGTGTGGAGATGGATCCTCTTGGGAGTGTGAGCTCAGCCCGGCTTCTGTGACACTCTGGTGCGTgtcctgtgctgcagcagtgactGTCCCCTGTGCGGGGCACTGgagaggccaaaccttgaatgctgggggcagttttgggccactcatgccaagaaagatcttgaggtgctggagcgagttgagagaagggaatggagctggtgaggggctggagcacaagtgtgatgggagcggctgagggagctgggggttcagctggagaacaggagctgaggggagaccttctgatctctgaactgcctgaaaggagcttggagccaggggggtcgggctctgctccccaggaacaagcgccaggagcagaggaaacggcctcaggttgcgccaggggaggttgaggttggatgtggggaacaatttcttccccaaagggctgtggggcattggaacaggctgcccagggcagtgctggagtcaccatccctggagggctggacagacagagatgaggttctcaggacatggggcagtgccaggggt
It contains:
- the CFAP410 gene encoding cilia- and flagella-associated protein 410, producing the protein MRLTRAAVLARAKAAALDGVRRLNCWGSHLTDISICRDLPNIEVITFSVNGISDLEPLRQCQNLSELYLRKNNIASLNELFFLKNLPRLRVLWLSENPCCGSDPHRYRMTVLRNLPSLQKLDNQAVTEEELSQALVDGEEITAPPARGSVENGCPESTGSSAVESTTETASELLNLSLEETNKIREELGMKPVPRDKFSSFSPRETDCNRKNRNNVLNAILLLVKELDAEGLEMVQQAVGRRLQAFRKKELQEE